One Ahaetulla prasina isolate Xishuangbanna chromosome 1, ASM2864084v1, whole genome shotgun sequence DNA window includes the following coding sequences:
- the HACD2 gene encoding very-long-chain (3R)-3-hydroxyacyl-CoA dehydratase 2: MATSGSCSGSGRRPESGSGSRSPQLQQAGGRRRRGPGALATAYLVLYNVVMTAGWLVIAVGLVRAYLATGSYHKLYHSIEKPLKFFQTGALLEIVHCAVGIVPSSVVLTAFQIMSRVFLTWGIAHSVKEVQSEDSILLFVIAWTITEIVRYSFYTFSLLNHLPYFIKWARYTLFIILYPMGVTGEMLTMYAALPFVKRSGLFSISLPNKYNFSFDYYTFLILVMLAYIPSFPQLYFHMLHQRRKVLSVTEEHKKSE; the protein is encoded by the exons ATGGCGACCTCCGGCAGCTGCAGCGGGAGCGGCCGCCGGCCAGAGAGCGGCTCCGGGAGCAGGAGCCCGCAGCTTCAGCAGGCCGGCGGCCGGCGGCGGAGAGGCCCCGGCGCCTTAGCGACGGCCTATCTAGTCCTTTATAACGTGGTCATGACAGCCGG GTGGCTTGTTATAGCAGTTGGTTTAGTCAGAGCATATCTTGCAACGGGTAGCTATCATAAACTCTATCATTCAATAGAAAAGCCTTTGAAATTCTTCCAGACTGGAGCTTTGCTTGAG atcgtGCACTGTGCAGTAG GGATTGTTCCTTCTTCTGTTGTCTTGACTGCTTTCCAAATCATGTCAAGAGTTTTTCTGACATGGGGCATAGCCCACAGTGTAAAAGAG GTGCAAAGTGAAGATAGCATCCTTCTTTTTGTGATTGCCTGGACGATCACAGAGATCGTCCGTTACTCTTTCTACACATTTAGTTTACTAAACCACCTTCCTTATTTTATCAAGTGGGCCAG GTATACTTTATTCATCATACTATATCCTATGGGAGTTACTGGAGAAATGCTCACAATGTATGCTGCTCTGCCCTTTGTCAAGCGATCTGGTTTATTTTCTATTAGTTTACCTAACAAATATAATTTTTCATTTGACTACTACACATTTCTGATCCTGGTTATGCTAGCTTACATTCCAA GCTTCCCTCAGCTGTATTTTCACATGTTACATCAGAGAAGAAAAGTACTTTCTGTTACTGAAGAACACAAGAAATCTGAATAA